From one Nitrosococcus halophilus Nc 4 genomic stretch:
- a CDS encoding DUF4743 domain-containing protein: MSYLDHIRNCNRYALKDFRPFYVEGVQVGHIKSAFAEKLRCWPAIFRVSPTAVHLVSNLQSFEERTQEVRVVLEALVEEGIIPRWHGEEYAVTASSRERALFVIDRGSAPYLGVRAFGQHLNGFVNQGGQLKMWIGRRSRDKWSAPGKLDNLVAGGVPHGVPLQENLAKECWEEAAIPVEMASQAVPVGYISYRFETQEGFKPDVMYCYDLELPPDFVPQCQDGEVEEFYLWPVEEVAALVQETDSFKRNCNLVIIDFLIRRGFITPEHPDYLEIVAGLRVPL; the protein is encoded by the coding sequence ATGAGCTATCTTGACCATATTAGGAACTGTAATCGCTATGCTTTGAAGGATTTCCGCCCTTTTTATGTGGAGGGGGTCCAGGTAGGTCATATCAAATCCGCCTTTGCCGAGAAGCTACGATGTTGGCCGGCGATTTTCCGGGTGTCGCCGACAGCGGTCCATCTTGTTTCCAACCTCCAGTCTTTTGAGGAGCGAACCCAGGAGGTCAGGGTCGTTTTGGAGGCCTTGGTAGAGGAAGGAATCATTCCCCGTTGGCATGGGGAAGAATATGCGGTGACTGCTTCCTCCCGAGAAAGAGCCCTCTTTGTAATTGATCGGGGTTCAGCCCCTTATTTGGGTGTCCGGGCTTTCGGCCAGCACCTGAACGGTTTTGTCAATCAAGGGGGCCAGTTAAAAATGTGGATTGGCCGGCGCTCCCGAGATAAATGGAGTGCTCCCGGCAAGCTTGATAATCTGGTGGCCGGGGGGGTGCCCCACGGGGTTCCGTTGCAGGAAAATTTAGCCAAAGAGTGTTGGGAAGAAGCGGCGATCCCTGTCGAAATGGCTTCCCAAGCGGTTCCCGTGGGCTATATTTCCTATCGCTTTGAAACCCAAGAAGGTTTCAAACCCGATGTGATGTACTGCTATGATTTAGAATTGCCGCCTGATTTCGTGCCCCAATGCCAGGATGGAGAGGTAGAGGAATTTTACCTTTGGCCAGTGGAGGAGGTAGCGGCCCTGGTCCAGGAAACCGATTCATTCAAGAGAAATTGCAATCTGGTCATCATTGACTTTCTGATACGGCGAGGTTTTATTACTCCGGAACATCCCGATTATTTGGAGATAGTGGCAGGTCTTCGGGTGCCGCTATAA
- a CDS encoding DUF211 domain-containing protein, with product MSRVKRIVLDVLKPHHPNVLEFARTIAEQDSGYRVNITVEAVDEKTETITVTLEGTDIQFEQIGEAIAHMSGSIHSIDEVTVVGESQS from the coding sequence ATGAGTAGGGTAAAGCGTATTGTGCTTGATGTGCTAAAACCACATCATCCTAATGTATTGGAGTTTGCTAGAACTATTGCCGAGCAGGACTCAGGATATCGGGTCAATATCACTGTTGAGGCAGTGGATGAAAAAACAGAGACAATTACTGTGACCCTTGAAGGTACAGATATTCAGTTTGAACAAATAGGTGAGGCGATAGCCCACATGAGCGGGTCTATCCATAGCATTGATGAGGTCACCGTTGTAGGAGAAAGTCAAAGTTAG
- a CDS encoding DmsE family decaheme c-type cytochrome, which translates to MIPVITNCRPVLPVDTSPLGNPAQADATYVGETTCIGCHQVENSHWSHTLHARVFRLNPQDELQARSCEACHGPGSKHITEPTNKSKIMAFTRTSGSSILQQNAMCLQCHRGRERIYWPGSTHQVHDLGCSDCHNPMAQFSRNGLLKKESISLTCFTCHQQQRVQFRKRSHMPLLEGKISCVDCHNPHGSNTTPLLKADTVNQLCYQCHPEKRGPFIWEHAPVRENCLNCHLPHGSNHEKLLSVARPFLCEQCHTNRGHPNDLLTMANMPSGLRPDGRLMNRSCQNCHAQIHGSNHPSGVRFHR; encoded by the coding sequence ATGATCCCGGTGATTACCAATTGTAGACCCGTCCTCCCAGTCGACACCTCCCCTCTCGGTAATCCGGCTCAGGCTGATGCCACCTATGTGGGGGAAACCACCTGTATAGGCTGCCATCAAGTTGAGAATAGTCATTGGAGCCATACTCTCCACGCCAGGGTTTTCCGCCTGAATCCCCAAGATGAACTCCAGGCCAGGAGCTGTGAGGCCTGTCATGGACCCGGATCTAAACATATTACCGAGCCCACCAACAAATCTAAGATCATGGCCTTCACCCGCACTTCCGGGTCCTCTATTCTTCAGCAAAACGCCATGTGCCTACAATGCCACAGGGGCAGAGAGAGAATCTACTGGCCGGGTTCCACCCACCAAGTTCATGATCTCGGTTGCAGCGACTGCCACAATCCAATGGCGCAGTTTTCCCGAAATGGGCTGCTCAAAAAGGAAAGTATTAGCCTGACCTGTTTCACTTGCCATCAACAGCAACGGGTCCAATTTCGTAAACGCTCTCATATGCCCCTGCTAGAAGGCAAGATTTCTTGTGTCGATTGCCATAACCCCCATGGTTCAAACACAACGCCACTGCTCAAGGCCGACACGGTTAATCAGCTCTGTTATCAATGCCATCCTGAAAAACGGGGACCGTTTATTTGGGAACATGCCCCCGTCCGGGAAAACTGTTTAAATTGTCACTTACCCCATGGTTCCAATCATGAAAAATTGTTATCTGTCGCTAGGCCCTTTTTGTGTGAGCAATGCCATACCAACCGGGGACACCCTAATGATCTGCTGACAATGGCCAATATGCCCTCTGGTTTAAGGCCCGATGGACGGCTGATGAATCGAAGTTGCCAAAATTGCCATGCCCAAATCCATGGTTCTAATCACCCTTCAGGGGTTCGTTTCCATCGCTGA
- a CDS encoding calcium-translocating P-type ATPase, PMCA-type, with product MNNDTLKGQHWYTQEPEKVLQRLDVDPEQGLTSEIAKERLAAQGKNTIQEAARRPVWRMIIGQFTDFMVIVLIVAAVVSGIVGEPQDAIAIVVIVVLNAIIGAIQEYRAERAIAALRMMAAPEAQVFRNGETQTIPAVELVPGDLVLLEAGNVVPADLRFLKTSELRVDEAALTGESQAVQKNTETLREEDTPLGDRFNMGYKGTLVSHGRAMGVVVATGMETELGRIASLLHQEEAVKTPLQQRLAHFGQRLAIVVLIICGIIFVSGLLRGETVVLMFLTAVSLAVAAIPEALPAVVTVSLAIGARKMSRRNALIRRLPAVETLGSVTYICTDKTGTLTENRMTAEGFWAAGENKDQIPPPDSDRLPWNLLGQALALCNEVVPDQDGGARGDPTEVALYQAAHGAGYERQSLEEALPRIGDIPFDSERKRMTTLHRKSEGEVVAFVKGAPEQILSRCSQMQTAEGAAEVDTEALLEEAEDLAEQGYRVLAVAFRPFETDPTEWDSEDIEKELSFLGLVALIDPPRKEVPDAVADCMSAGITPVMITGDHPGTAQAIAVRLGIDKEDGSVITGQELAQISEEDFARRVRQIRTYARVTPEQKIRIVKALQDRGEFVAMTGDGVNDAPALKRAGIGVAMGQKGTDVAREAADMVLLDDNFATIVSAVREGRRIFDNIRKFVKYTMTSNSGEIWTLFLAPFLGLPLPLVPIQILWINLVTDGLPGLALSAEPQERGIMQRSPRPPNESIFAHGMWQHMLWVGLLIGGLSLLSQAWAYHGGSAHWQTIVFTVLTFCQLVHVLVIRSEKESLFSQGLWSNKWLLGAVAITVALQLAVIYLPFLNPIFRTSPLPLGELALCFAVPVVVFVAVEIEKWLVRKGWIYVERIKKEKKEEVPVTAAEPAAAGSGGFKYKGIWSTVIILLLVGVGSILWLQGGEKVEEALVVAEAEKEPAPPAVTSPSPEAPTATPPPRDEQAAAPEKPPEVAKLPEKPAREEPKPAEITPVAPKTVLVQPGDTLSLIAERAYGDPTQWRLIYEANQDKIKDPDVITVGMKLTLPSPTN from the coding sequence ATGAATAACGACACCTTGAAAGGGCAGCACTGGTATACCCAGGAACCGGAGAAGGTCTTGCAACGACTAGACGTTGACCCAGAGCAGGGGCTAACGTCGGAAATAGCAAAGGAGCGGCTGGCTGCCCAGGGCAAAAATACCATCCAGGAAGCAGCCCGGCGTCCCGTGTGGCGCATGATTATCGGCCAGTTTACGGACTTTATGGTCATCGTTTTAATCGTGGCGGCAGTCGTTTCAGGCATTGTCGGTGAACCCCAGGATGCCATTGCGATCGTGGTGATCGTGGTTCTAAATGCCATCATTGGTGCCATTCAGGAGTATCGAGCAGAACGGGCGATTGCCGCACTCAGGATGATGGCGGCCCCTGAAGCCCAAGTGTTCCGAAATGGAGAAACCCAGACCATACCTGCCGTTGAATTGGTACCGGGTGATCTTGTGCTGCTAGAAGCCGGTAATGTGGTTCCAGCGGATCTTCGCTTTCTGAAAACCTCAGAGCTAAGGGTGGATGAAGCGGCGCTCACGGGGGAATCCCAAGCGGTTCAGAAGAACACCGAGACTTTGAGGGAGGAGGATACTCCCCTGGGTGATCGGTTTAACATGGGCTATAAAGGGACCCTGGTCAGCCATGGTCGGGCCATGGGCGTGGTGGTGGCCACTGGCATGGAGACAGAGCTGGGCCGAATCGCCTCCTTATTACATCAAGAAGAAGCCGTTAAAACCCCCCTCCAGCAGCGTTTGGCTCACTTTGGTCAACGCCTGGCCATCGTCGTTCTCATTATCTGCGGGATTATTTTTGTCAGCGGGCTGCTGCGCGGTGAGACTGTCGTCTTGATGTTTTTAACGGCGGTGAGTTTGGCCGTGGCGGCTATCCCTGAAGCCTTACCCGCGGTTGTCACCGTCTCTCTTGCCATTGGGGCCCGCAAGATGAGCCGGCGCAATGCATTGATCCGCCGTTTGCCTGCCGTGGAAACCCTCGGATCAGTGACTTATATCTGCACGGACAAGACCGGTACGCTGACTGAAAACCGGATGACGGCTGAGGGTTTTTGGGCGGCGGGCGAGAACAAGGACCAAATCCCGCCGCCGGATTCAGATCGCCTCCCTTGGAATCTACTGGGGCAAGCCTTAGCTCTTTGTAATGAAGTGGTGCCGGACCAAGACGGTGGCGCACGGGGCGATCCTACTGAGGTCGCCCTCTATCAAGCCGCCCATGGGGCCGGCTATGAGCGGCAATCCCTGGAAGAGGCGTTGCCCCGCATTGGCGATATTCCTTTCGATTCTGAACGTAAGCGGATGACGACGCTGCATCGGAAGTCGGAGGGGGAGGTCGTTGCCTTTGTTAAAGGGGCACCGGAGCAAATTTTGTCTCGTTGTTCACAGATGCAGACTGCCGAAGGGGCCGCTGAGGTGGATACTGAGGCTTTGCTTGAGGAGGCAGAGGATCTTGCAGAGCAAGGATATCGGGTTCTCGCCGTTGCCTTTCGGCCCTTCGAGACCGACCCGACGGAATGGGATTCCGAAGACATTGAAAAGGAGCTCAGCTTTCTAGGCCTCGTGGCGTTGATCGACCCCCCGCGTAAGGAAGTGCCCGATGCGGTGGCCGATTGTATGTCCGCCGGTATCACTCCCGTGATGATTACGGGGGATCATCCTGGAACCGCCCAGGCCATTGCGGTTCGGTTGGGTATCGATAAAGAGGATGGCTCGGTGATCACGGGTCAAGAGCTGGCCCAAATCTCGGAAGAAGATTTTGCCCGACGGGTGAGGCAGATCAGGACCTATGCACGGGTAACCCCGGAGCAAAAAATCCGGATTGTGAAGGCATTACAGGACAGGGGAGAGTTTGTGGCCATGACTGGGGATGGCGTCAATGATGCGCCCGCCCTAAAAAGAGCCGGGATTGGGGTGGCCATGGGGCAAAAGGGGACCGATGTGGCTCGAGAAGCTGCCGATATGGTGCTGCTCGATGATAATTTCGCCACCATCGTGAGTGCCGTGCGGGAAGGGCGTCGTATCTTTGATAATATCCGTAAATTCGTCAAGTATACGATGACCAGCAATTCAGGGGAGATCTGGACCCTATTTCTGGCCCCTTTCTTGGGTCTTCCCTTACCCTTGGTACCCATCCAAATTCTTTGGATTAATCTGGTGACCGATGGCCTACCCGGCTTGGCCCTTTCCGCAGAGCCCCAGGAGCGGGGTATTATGCAGCGTTCCCCCCGTCCTCCCAATGAAAGCATTTTCGCCCATGGAATGTGGCAACATATGCTCTGGGTGGGTCTGCTGATTGGGGGATTGTCTCTCTTGTCCCAGGCCTGGGCTTATCATGGTGGTTCAGCGCACTGGCAAACCATTGTGTTTACTGTCTTGACCTTCTGCCAATTGGTCCATGTTTTGGTCATCCGCTCGGAGAAGGAATCCCTGTTTAGCCAGGGCCTTTGGAGTAACAAATGGCTGCTAGGGGCGGTGGCGATAACGGTGGCTCTACAGTTGGCCGTGATTTACCTACCGTTTCTGAACCCCATATTTAGGACCTCTCCCTTGCCGCTCGGGGAACTGGCGCTTTGTTTTGCTGTGCCCGTGGTGGTCTTTGTTGCCGTAGAGATTGAGAAGTGGCTGGTTCGGAAAGGTTGGATTTATGTGGAGCGGATCAAAAAGGAAAAGAAAGAAGAGGTTCCTGTTACAGCAGCCGAGCCTGCCGCGGCTGGTTCTGGTGGGTTCAAGTATAAGGGTATTTGGTCAACGGTAATTATCCTGTTGCTGGTTGGCGTAGGGAGTATTCTGTGGCTCCAAGGGGGCGAGAAGGTGGAGGAAGCGCTTGTAGTGGCGGAGGCAGAAAAGGAGCCTGCGCCCCCTGCGGTTACCTCACCAAGTCCTGAGGCGCCAACGGCAACCCCTCCCCCGAGGGACGAGCAAGCAGCTGCACCCGAGAAGCCCCCTGAAGTTGCTAAGCTTCCTGAAAAACCAGCAAGAGAGGAACCAAAACCGGCCGAAATAACTCCCGTAGCGCCAAAAACTGTCCTTGTCCAGCCCGGCGATACTTTATCTCTAATTGCTGAGCGTGCCTACGGTGATCCCACTCAATGGCGCCTTATCTATGAAGCCAATCAGGATAAGATTAAGGATCCGGATGTGATCACCGTAGGCATGAAACTGACTTTGCCCTCGCCTACAAATTAA
- a CDS encoding RibD family protein has protein sequence MDSINHSRNKLLRLFPAPLEPVALEGLYLNQELHRLGTRSQPFVYTNFIASLDGRISLEHPRKRTRIVPDTIANPRDWRLFQELAAQADALLTSGRYIRQLAQNVAQDILPVSEKPEYADLIQWRQSQGLAPQPAIVVISASLNIPIPEILLNANRPIYVATGSEADPLRVQELKAKGIQVIVAGKGLRVQGKTLIAALGQEGFTTLYAIAGPEVLKTLLADQSLNRLYLTHALRILGGESFDTLLEGERLNPVADFNLHSLYYDTAAEGEPSQVFAIYEPAANAAKISS, from the coding sequence ATGGATAGCATAAATCATAGTAGAAATAAACTTCTAAGATTATTTCCTGCCCCCTTAGAACCGGTAGCGCTAGAGGGACTGTATCTCAATCAAGAGCTACATAGATTGGGAACCCGCTCCCAGCCCTTTGTCTACACCAATTTTATCGCTAGCTTAGATGGTCGCATTTCGTTAGAACATCCACGGAAGAGAACCCGTATTGTTCCGGATACCATCGCCAACCCCCGTGACTGGCGCCTGTTTCAAGAATTAGCTGCCCAAGCTGATGCACTGCTTACCAGTGGCCGCTATATTCGTCAGCTCGCCCAAAATGTGGCGCAAGATATTCTTCCGGTCAGCGAAAAACCAGAATACGCCGATCTTATCCAGTGGCGACAATCCCAAGGTCTGGCCCCGCAACCTGCAATCGTCGTCATTAGCGCCAGCTTGAATATTCCTATCCCAGAGATATTGTTAAACGCTAATCGGCCAATCTATGTGGCAACGGGTTCCGAGGCAGACCCCCTTCGAGTGCAGGAGCTCAAGGCGAAAGGCATTCAAGTCATTGTGGCAGGCAAGGGGTTGCGCGTACAGGGAAAAACGCTGATTGCAGCATTGGGCCAAGAAGGGTTCACTACCCTTTATGCCATCGCGGGCCCCGAGGTTTTAAAAACTTTGCTAGCTGATCAGAGCCTCAATCGACTCTACTTAACTCATGCCCTTCGAATTCTAGGCGGGGAGTCCTTCGACACTCTTTTGGAAGGAGAACGGCTTAATCCGGTTGCCGATTTCAACCTGCATTCGCTTTACTACGATACCGCAGCCGAGGGAGAGCCTAGTCAGGTTTTTGCTATTTATGAACCGGCGGCTAACGCCGCTAAAATATCTTCTTAG
- a CDS encoding MtrB/PioB family decaheme-associated outer membrane protein, with amino-acid sequence MPKSMVLITLQGFVSIADPMFSKAQCPLIIFWLLSALAADTQANSAAGVDTLLGNTLNPTGTDTTQTLDERGLATFKKTFSRSPTGLLYEPPFSPPKFGKIDDWHYRGSIEGGFLIDDDSAKPENFIEYSDWSEGPLLNYFNFSSWQENKGYFLNLSGGGVGRDDQYYLAQGGRYGLFKLTGFFNEIPHVFETRGLTLFQGVGSQQLLLPAGLVPGNNTAEEIHSALEAASRRSLDLSRKKGGLGFEITPTPHFRIHGRYTQEANKGTRPFGGTFLAPFYTGGTAGGVVETVEPIDYLTHDLLAGFNYGARRYQLNFTYRASFFRNQKKTLSWENPFKNLPGDSFVVERGRFALYPDNDFHNVKLDFSYRLPWRGLFTSTAAWSRMHQDDGLIPPTVNSGQADSGIDLNNWNTTAALSQKTAQAEINTWLFQVGLRLVPFDPLTLRADFRYYDEDNDTDYTAFNPLTGDIGYIVEDGADPGRGFVFQPNQPARPFHFRNIPFAQRKKNWSFNADYRLIPKTTLGLGYQREVIERDYREREETRENRLIARVSNRSIPWATFRFSYEFSDRTGSPYRFDPYTAFFTNSLPEFNSLLPQGTTPFTLADLRKFDLSDREQHLFRGLVNVLLGETMDFSLSFTRVDNDFDARFGLLHDENNAINLEWNYQPSPKLNTYVFGSYQTRTNAIANINDAGFSTDPNAGGTTFPLSAAWRENMDETNTALGVGFYYQFDRFTLDGNYSFNWSRSEIDYEAASNLSLANPELSLDVVGNSFPDLKYTRHILETNLRWKINKNLALRLLHRYERGTIRDWHFEGLNSLIDNHLFLVATPNDFEVNLVGLLIQYKIP; translated from the coding sequence ATGCCCAAATCCATGGTTCTAATCACCCTTCAGGGGTTCGTTTCCATCGCTGATCCCATGTTTTCAAAAGCCCAATGCCCGCTCATTATTTTCTGGCTACTGTCAGCCCTCGCGGCCGATACCCAAGCCAATTCGGCGGCAGGAGTGGATACCCTCCTCGGCAATACCCTCAACCCCACCGGTACCGATACCACTCAAACATTGGATGAGCGTGGCCTTGCGACTTTCAAAAAAACCTTTTCCAGGTCCCCTACGGGTCTGCTTTATGAGCCTCCTTTCAGTCCGCCCAAGTTTGGAAAAATAGACGATTGGCACTATCGGGGCAGCATAGAAGGCGGTTTTCTCATTGACGATGATTCGGCAAAACCCGAGAACTTTATCGAGTATAGTGACTGGAGCGAGGGTCCCCTGCTTAATTATTTTAATTTTTCGTCTTGGCAAGAAAACAAAGGTTATTTCCTTAATTTGTCCGGGGGAGGCGTAGGTAGGGATGATCAATATTATCTGGCCCAAGGTGGGCGTTATGGTTTATTCAAGCTGACTGGTTTTTTCAATGAAATCCCCCATGTGTTCGAAACCCGGGGGCTTACCCTATTCCAGGGAGTAGGCAGTCAGCAACTGCTGCTACCAGCCGGGTTAGTACCCGGCAATAACACGGCTGAGGAGATCCATTCCGCCCTGGAAGCGGCTTCTCGAAGATCTTTGGATTTATCCCGAAAAAAAGGGGGACTCGGGTTTGAAATCACGCCCACTCCCCACTTTAGAATCCATGGCCGTTACACTCAAGAGGCCAATAAGGGTACCCGCCCCTTCGGCGGAACCTTTCTCGCCCCCTTCTACACCGGCGGCACAGCGGGTGGAGTTGTCGAAACCGTTGAGCCAATTGATTACCTCACCCATGATCTCCTCGCAGGTTTCAATTATGGGGCCAGGCGCTATCAGTTAAATTTTACCTATAGGGCTTCCTTTTTCCGCAACCAAAAAAAAACACTCAGTTGGGAAAACCCATTCAAAAATTTACCGGGAGATAGTTTTGTTGTCGAGCGAGGCCGTTTTGCACTTTATCCTGATAATGATTTTCATAATGTAAAACTAGATTTCAGCTACCGACTCCCCTGGAGGGGGCTTTTTACTTCTACTGCTGCTTGGTCTCGCATGCACCAAGACGATGGCTTGATTCCCCCCACCGTTAATTCAGGTCAAGCAGATTCGGGTATTGATCTGAATAACTGGAACACCACCGCAGCCCTCAGCCAAAAAACCGCACAGGCTGAAATCAATACCTGGCTATTCCAGGTAGGCCTCAGGTTAGTTCCCTTTGATCCCCTCACATTACGGGCGGATTTCCGCTATTACGATGAAGATAATGACACGGATTACACTGCCTTTAATCCCCTGACCGGAGATATCGGCTATATTGTTGAGGATGGGGCGGATCCTGGCCGTGGTTTTGTTTTTCAGCCGAATCAACCGGCTAGGCCCTTTCATTTTCGCAATATCCCTTTTGCCCAGCGTAAAAAAAATTGGTCCTTCAATGCCGATTATCGCCTGATTCCAAAAACAACTTTAGGGCTAGGCTACCAACGGGAAGTCATTGAGCGGGACTATCGGGAGCGGGAGGAAACAAGGGAGAATCGGCTAATCGCACGCGTCTCTAATCGTTCCATCCCCTGGGCCACCTTTCGCTTTTCCTATGAATTTTCAGACCGTACGGGTAGTCCCTACCGTTTTGATCCCTACACAGCGTTTTTTACGAATTCTCTGCCCGAATTTAACTCCCTGCTGCCCCAGGGAACGACACCTTTTACCCTTGCCGATCTACGCAAATTTGATTTGAGCGACCGGGAACAGCACCTTTTCCGTGGATTGGTCAATGTGCTGCTGGGGGAAACGATGGATTTTTCCCTCTCTTTTACCCGGGTAGATAATGATTTTGACGCTCGTTTCGGTCTTCTCCATGATGAAAATAATGCCATTAATCTAGAGTGGAATTATCAGCCTTCTCCTAAACTAAACACCTATGTCTTCGGCAGCTATCAAACCCGAACCAACGCCATCGCTAATATCAATGACGCCGGCTTTTCTACCGATCCTAATGCAGGTGGAACCACCTTTCCTCTAAGCGCCGCCTGGCGAGAAAATATGGATGAGACCAACACTGCTCTTGGGGTTGGTTTTTACTATCAATTTGATCGCTTTACCCTCGATGGCAACTACTCTTTTAATTGGTCACGCAGCGAAATCGATTATGAGGCAGCCTCAAATCTGTCGTTGGCAAACCCCGAGTTGTCCCTAGACGTGGTCGGCAATTCATTTCCCGACTTAAAATATACGCGACATATACTTGAGACCAATTTACGCTGGAAGATTAATAAAAATCTGGCATTGCGCTTACTACACCGCTATGAACGGGGAACAATCCGCGATTGGCATTTTGAAGGACTAAACTCATTGATTGATAACCACCTTTTCCTGGTGGCTACCCCCAATGATTTTGAAGTCAATCTGGTCGGCCTACTAATCCAATATAAAATCCCCTAG